Proteins encoded in a region of the Diospyros lotus cultivar Yz01 chromosome 9, ASM1463336v1, whole genome shotgun sequence genome:
- the LOC127809580 gene encoding LEAF RUST 10 DISEASE-RESISTANCE LOCUS RECEPTOR-LIKE PROTEIN KINASE-like 2.7 isoform X2 produces MNSRNPSRIFSHLSLTPFPLLLILFRISSADDGNSLYNSCNATFSCGFIEGVGYPFRGYDALDNCGYPGLALKCQKNIPTIQFMNLTYRLMELNSANQTMQIAREDAMNAACPRDLVNTTLDNSLFEYSPGYVNLTFLYDCPASSIPKLSQVWGFCPSSGFEDVHWLTGTVGPFECQENITVPVSARSESINSNNLGEVMEQGVEVKWKVNGEACSQCRESKGRCGFDFTNNQTTCFCPHPPYVSATCAVVDAEAPSSESSPGPGSSSNRRTIVEDVTCH; encoded by the coding sequence ATGAATTCCCGAAACCCTTCGCGGATCTTCTCTCATCTCTCCCTAACGCCATTTCCTCTTCTCCTTATTCTCTTCCGAATCTCCTCGGCTGACGATGGCAACTCGCTCTACAACAGCTGCAACGCCACTTTCAGCTGCGGCTTCATTGAAGGAGTGGGGTATCCTTTCCGCGGTTACGATGCACTGGACAACTGCGGCTATCCCGGATTAGCCCTCAAATGCCAGAAGAATATACCCACCATCCAGTTCATGAATCTCACTTACCGCCTCATGGAACTCAACTCCGCCAACCAGACCATGCAGATTGCTCGAGAGGACGCCATGAATGCTGCTTGTCCGCGGGATTTAGTTAACACGACCCTGGATAACTCGCTATTCGAGTATAGTCCGGGATATGTTAACCTCACTTTTCTCTACGATTGTCCGGCGTCGTCAATCCCCAAACTCAGTCAAGTTTGGGGATTTTGTCCTTCTTCTGGGTTTGAAGATGTGCATTGGCTTACTGGAACTGTGGGCCCGTTTGAGTGCCAGGAGAACATTACTGTTCCGGTTTCGGCTCGGTCCGAGTCGATAAATTCGAATAATTTGGGTGAAGTTATGGAACAAGGGGTGGAGGTTAAATGGAAGGTGAATGGTGAGGCTTGCAGTCAGTGTAGAGAGTCGAAGGGACGATGTGGGTTTGATTTTACGAACAATCAAACCACTTGCTTTTGCCCCCACCCGCCTTACGTGTCGGCTACCTGCGCAGTGGTGGATGCCGAAGCCCCATCATCGGAATCATCACCCGGGCCGG
- the LOC127809580 gene encoding LEAF RUST 10 DISEASE-RESISTANCE LOCUS RECEPTOR-LIKE PROTEIN KINASE-like 2.7 isoform X1 has protein sequence MNSRNPSRIFSHLSLTPFPLLLILFRISSADDGNSLYNSCNATFSCGFIEGVGYPFRGYDALDNCGYPGLALKCQKNIPTIQFMNLTYRLMELNSANQTMQIAREDAMNAACPRDLVNTTLDNSLFEYSPGYVNLTFLYDCPASSIPKLSQVWGFCPSSGFEDVHWLTGTVGPFECQENITVPVSARSESINSNNLGEVMEQGVEVKWKVNGEACSQCRESKGRCGFDFTNNQTTCFCPHPPYVSATCAVVDAEAPSSESSPGPGSSSNQRTIVGSSSNRRTIVEDVTCH, from the coding sequence ATGAATTCCCGAAACCCTTCGCGGATCTTCTCTCATCTCTCCCTAACGCCATTTCCTCTTCTCCTTATTCTCTTCCGAATCTCCTCGGCTGACGATGGCAACTCGCTCTACAACAGCTGCAACGCCACTTTCAGCTGCGGCTTCATTGAAGGAGTGGGGTATCCTTTCCGCGGTTACGATGCACTGGACAACTGCGGCTATCCCGGATTAGCCCTCAAATGCCAGAAGAATATACCCACCATCCAGTTCATGAATCTCACTTACCGCCTCATGGAACTCAACTCCGCCAACCAGACCATGCAGATTGCTCGAGAGGACGCCATGAATGCTGCTTGTCCGCGGGATTTAGTTAACACGACCCTGGATAACTCGCTATTCGAGTATAGTCCGGGATATGTTAACCTCACTTTTCTCTACGATTGTCCGGCGTCGTCAATCCCCAAACTCAGTCAAGTTTGGGGATTTTGTCCTTCTTCTGGGTTTGAAGATGTGCATTGGCTTACTGGAACTGTGGGCCCGTTTGAGTGCCAGGAGAACATTACTGTTCCGGTTTCGGCTCGGTCCGAGTCGATAAATTCGAATAATTTGGGTGAAGTTATGGAACAAGGGGTGGAGGTTAAATGGAAGGTGAATGGTGAGGCTTGCAGTCAGTGTAGAGAGTCGAAGGGACGATGTGGGTTTGATTTTACGAACAATCAAACCACTTGCTTTTGCCCCCACCCGCCTTACGTGTCGGCTACCTGCGCAGTGGTGGATGCCGAAGCCCCATCATCGGAATCATCACCCGGGCCGG
- the LOC127809580 gene encoding LEAF RUST 10 DISEASE-RESISTANCE LOCUS RECEPTOR-LIKE PROTEIN KINASE-like 2.7 isoform X3, translating into MNSRNPSRIFSHLSLTPFPLLLILFRISSADDGNSLYNSCNATFSCGFIEGVGYPFRGYDALDNCGYPGLALKCQKNIPTIQFMNLTYRLMELNSANQTMQIAREDAMNAACPRDLVNTTLDNSLFEYSPGYVNLTFLYDCPASSIPKLSQVWGFCPSSGFEDVHWLTGTVGPFECQENITVPVSARSESINSNNLGEVMEQGVEVKWKVNGEACSQCRESKGRCGFDFTNNQTTCFCPHPPYVSATCAVVDAEAPSSESSPGPGYRF; encoded by the coding sequence ATGAATTCCCGAAACCCTTCGCGGATCTTCTCTCATCTCTCCCTAACGCCATTTCCTCTTCTCCTTATTCTCTTCCGAATCTCCTCGGCTGACGATGGCAACTCGCTCTACAACAGCTGCAACGCCACTTTCAGCTGCGGCTTCATTGAAGGAGTGGGGTATCCTTTCCGCGGTTACGATGCACTGGACAACTGCGGCTATCCCGGATTAGCCCTCAAATGCCAGAAGAATATACCCACCATCCAGTTCATGAATCTCACTTACCGCCTCATGGAACTCAACTCCGCCAACCAGACCATGCAGATTGCTCGAGAGGACGCCATGAATGCTGCTTGTCCGCGGGATTTAGTTAACACGACCCTGGATAACTCGCTATTCGAGTATAGTCCGGGATATGTTAACCTCACTTTTCTCTACGATTGTCCGGCGTCGTCAATCCCCAAACTCAGTCAAGTTTGGGGATTTTGTCCTTCTTCTGGGTTTGAAGATGTGCATTGGCTTACTGGAACTGTGGGCCCGTTTGAGTGCCAGGAGAACATTACTGTTCCGGTTTCGGCTCGGTCCGAGTCGATAAATTCGAATAATTTGGGTGAAGTTATGGAACAAGGGGTGGAGGTTAAATGGAAGGTGAATGGTGAGGCTTGCAGTCAGTGTAGAGAGTCGAAGGGACGATGTGGGTTTGATTTTACGAACAATCAAACCACTTGCTTTTGCCCCCACCCGCCTTACGTGTCGGCTACCTGCGCAGTGGTGGATGCCGAAGCCCCATCATCGGAATCATCACCCGGGCCGG